A stretch of DNA from Hoeflea ulvae:
TTTCTTGAACTTGTGGTGCGAGCCGGTGATCTTGACCAGCTCGAAGCCATCCTTCTCAAGCCTCCGAATGATCTGCCGACTGTTCCGCTCCATCGGAAACGCTCCATTATGCGCATATATATACGCCTAATTAGGTCGGAAATCAAGTTTGATAGGAAGTGACAAAAGATCCGTCCTGCCCATGTCGCAATCAAATTATGGACATAATTCACAAAAATTTAAACAGGTTAGGTGAAAGAACTCGTTTATTGACGATCGAGGTAGAGCCGCAACTGCCCAACTACATTAGCCTGGAAAATCTCTCGACCAGTCAGCTGTAAATGGGCTCCATAATGCGCCTTGTACATCCAGCAGCAGACAAAACTTCCTGCCCCAAATCCAATTTACCTCAGCGTCTGCATACCCCGGTCAAGCAGCTCACGAATAAACCGCTGATATTTCATGCCGCGTTTTTCAGCCTCGGCCTTGATGGCTGCGAGCTGGCGTTCCGGCAGGCGCATGTTGAGGCGTGCGCTCTTGTCTTCAAACTCATAGCGAACGGGCTTCATGGCGCTCCAGTCATATTCGGACAGGTCAGCCTCCTCGACAAATTTTTCAGCCTCTTCATCACTTTTGAAGGTTGGCCATTGTTTTAGCTTGCTCATATCGTTTCACCTCCTTGCGGTGCATGTAACGGGCGCTTATCGGGCGAATGAACATGCCTGTTTCACGTTGCCGATGCGTCAGGACGACAAAGACATGGCGGCCGGTCAGCGCCTGCCCGGCCGTGAAGTAACGCCCTTCATCAGGGTGGGGGTCAGGCATCAGAAATTCGATGGTCCGCAAGACGTGTTCGATTTCAGCCTTGCTGACCCCGTGCTTTCCGCATTTGGGCCAGTTGCCGCTGTCCCATTCGATGCCTGCGAACTTCATCGCATCAGTATGCACGATTGTACACACAAACGAAAGCAAATCTGCCGCCCGAATACAGCCGCGTCCAATCCATCACCGGCACCCCGGTGCGACACCCTGCCGCCCTCTCCATTCCGCCAGGCTGCAAGATTTCGCTGTCCTCGTCCTTGAATTTGTGTGGCTGTGGGGCAATTATCCGTCACCCAGGCTCAGCGTGAAGGCGAAGAATGTATCCGAATTACACAAGGTCCGAACGCATTGCCGACGGCAGCATGCACGCCATCGGCGTTAGCGGGGCGGTGCTTGGCGCCATCCTGTTGCTGATGTGGTCTGTCCCGGTAGCCTCGTCCTGGGAAATTGCGGCTATAACGGTCTATGCGATCACCCTGATCGGCACTTTCTCGGCCTCGGCGTTTTATCACATGACCCCGTGGGAGAGCATAAGGCCGGTGTTGCGCCGGATCGATCATGCCGCGATCTATCTGAAGATCGCCGGCACCTATACGCCGCTGGTGGTGATGATCGGCAGCGGTCTCGCCTATGTCGTGCTCGCCGTCGTCTGGGCGCTGGCGGTGATCGGGATGGTGCTCAAGCTGGTGTTCTGGACCACGCCCGGCCAGTTTGGCCCCGCACTCTACCTGATCATGGGATGGATGAGCGTCGTGCTGTTCTGGTCGTCCTGGTCGGACCTGCCTATTGGCTATATTGCCGCCGGAGGCCTGCTCTACACCGTCGGCGTGGTGTTCTACGCGGCCAAGAAAATGAAATTCTCCAACGCCATCTGGCATGGCTTCGTCATCGCGGCCTCCGCCTGTTTCTTCGTGGCCATCACGGTGGTGACGACACAACCCGGCCTCCTTTAATAGTATCTTCGACGGAACCGATCGGGCCGCGTCAAAGCCATGGCCGCATCTTAGGCCTCCATCAGCCGCTAGAAAACAGCCTGCCCTTGAAAAAATACCAGTTAATATGATTTAATCATATCAACTTAAGGAGTGGCTATGGGCAAGAACACGTCTGTCATCCTCGGCAGTCACTATGAAAAATTTGTCGGCACACAGGTCGGAAGCGGCAAATATGGCTCGACCAGCGAGGTGATAAGGGCCGGGCTGCGGCTCCTGGAAGAGCGCGAAACCGCAGTCAGTACATTGCAGGCAGCACTTGCTGAAGGCGAAAACAGCGGGCTCAGCGCGCGCAGTCCCGATGAGATCATCAGCGCCGTGATCCAGAAGCGGCGCGAGAATGACGCGCTATAGGCTCACCAAGGCTGCCGATCAGGATTTCGAGAGGATTTTCGAATTCGGTATTGATCGGTTCGGGCTTGCGCAGGCGCTCGAGTATCAGAACGGCATGAAACAACGTTTTGAGCAACTGGCCGCGCAGCCGACCCTTTATCAGTCCGTTGACCACATTCGCCAAGGCTACCGTCGCAGCGTCTATCAGGCGCATTCGATCTACTACAGGATCGATCGGGACTTCGTCCTGATCGTCCGCATTCTCGGCCGCGAAAACCCGTCCACATCACTGCCGGATCAGGATGGCGGCTAAACCGGGCTGAGACGCATGCGTCGCCTCATACCGAAGCCCTTCCCGCATTGAGGTCCATACATCTCGCTAAAGCTCATCCGGCCATTTTTGGGCGGCGTGGATCACGGTCAGTATATCAACGTGGTTTTCCGCGACACGGTAAACGATGATGTAGGGACTATCGGCCAGAACCAGCTCACGCGTGGTCCTGATCCTGCCGGCGCGGCCCATCGCGGGATGCGCGGCCAGGGCGTCCACCGCGGTCACGATGCGGGATATGACCCGGGCGGCCGCTTCGGGATTGTCCTGGGCAATATAGGCACCGATGTGATCAAGCCGGCCAAGAGCGCGGCGCGTCCACCTGATTGTCCGCCGGGTCATGCCCGGGGAGCAGGCTGCACATATTTGGCAATTACGCGGTCAACTTCATGGGCGCTGGCAAACTTGCCGCTCTCGGCTTCGGCAAGCCCTGCCTCGATTTCGGCAAGCTGCCATTCTTCACGGGCGACAAAATCCTCGATTGCTTTTGCGGCCATCCAGGAGCGGGACCGATCCTGTTTTTCGGCGAGCTGCTCCAGCCGCCTGGCGGTCTCGTCTGGCACGCGGACGGTAAAGGCGGACATGGTCAAGGCACTCCCTGGTTCAATGTGATTTTAGCTGAACCACATTGAACCAGCAAGGTTCATATTGTTCCGGGGCGATTTGCGGGCGGATCTGAAACGGTGTGGTGCAACCGAAGCCCGTCGCAAGTCACTCCTCTCAAAACGGCCAGACCCAGGCAATCATCGGCACGCCCACCACGATGACGATCACCTCGAGCATCAGGCCCATGCGCCAGTAGTCGCCGAACTTGTAGTTGCCCGGGCCCATGATGATGGTGTTGTTCTTGTGGCCGATGGGGGTGAGGAAGGCGCAGGAGGCGGCCACTGCCACGCCCATCAGGAACGGGTCGGGGCTGGCGCCGATGGAATGGGCGACGGAGACGCCGATAGGTGCTGCGATCAGCGCGGTGGCGACATTGTTGAGAAAATCCGACAGGGTCATGGTGATGATCATCAACACCGCCAGCACGCCCCAGGCCGGCAGATTGGCGGTCTGGGTGACGATCAGATTGGCAATCAGCTGGCTGCCGCCGGTTTCCTCCAGGGCTGCCGCGACAGGAATCAGGCACGCCAGCAGCACGATCACCTTCCACTGGATCAGCGCGTAAAAGTCGCGCCCGCCGATGATACCCAGGCCCAGATAGGCAACGACGCAGAGCCCGAGCGCGATGGCGAGCGAGGTGATGCCCAGCACCGACAGAGCGATTGCCGCGGCGAAGATGGAGATGGCAGAGAGCGCCTTGGTCCGCTGCAGCACCTCGAGCCGGCGGTTTTCGAGCGGCAGCACGCCGAGCCACTGGCTGGCGGCGGCGATGTTCTTGTCGGGTCCGATCAACAGCAGCAGGTCGCCGGCCTTGATCGGCAGATGGCCCACCCGCTCGCGAAACCTGCGGCCCTGCCGCGAGATCCCCAGCAACGTGACGCCGTGGCGCTGGATCAGCCGCAGCCCCAGCATGGTGCGGCCGACCACGCTGGCCTCCTCGGGCACGATGGCCTCGACCAGGCTCAGTGACTTGCCCATCAGCCCGCCATGTTCCTCGGTGCCGATGGTGTTGAGTTCGGCCGCGCCCATGAAGGCCTCGATCTGTTTCGGATCGCCCTCCAGCACCAGGAAATCGCCTTCACGGATCTCGCGCGCCTGGGAAAAGCCGGGCAGCCGCTTGCCCTGCCGGGCAAGGCCCAGAATGGAGACATCGTTCTCGTCGGCCAGCGGGTAGAGTTCGCCCACCGACAGGCCGATGGATTTGGAGCCTTCCTTGACATGCGCTTCGGCGACATAGAGTCCGGCGTCGCCTTCCAGCGACATCGCGTCGGCGCGGGCCGGGATCAGCCGCCAGCCGATGAAGGCGACATAGGCGATGCCGGTGATGGCCACGGCAAGCCCGACGGGGGCGAAATCGAACATCGAAAACGGTTGGCCCAGCACATCCTGGCGGTATTGCGCAATCACGATATTGGGCGGTGTGCCGATCAATGTGATCATGCCGCCCAGAATGGTGCCGAAGGACAAGGGCATCAGCGTCAGCGACACCGCCCGCTTGGCCTTGCGCGCCGCGTCCATGTCGAGCGACATCAACAGCGCAAGCGCTGCGACATTGTTGATGATCGCCGACAGGACGGCGCCGGCCACCGCCATGATGCCGATATGCACCGGAAGCGCGCGGTCGGGGCTGGTGACGAAACGGGCGATGAATTCGACCGCGCCGGAATTCATCAGCCCGCGCGAGACGATCAGCACCAGCGCGATGATGACAACGGCGGGGTGGCCAAAGCCGTGAAAGGCCTCATCTGGCTCGATCAGGCCGGCCATCACCGTGACCAGCAGCGCCACGAAGGCAACCAGATCATAGCGGATGCGGCCCCAGACCAGCATGCCGAACAGGACGATCAGAATGGCAAAAAGCATGATCAGGTCAGTCGACATCGATCCGGTCCCCATTGCGGCATGCCCGTGCAGGCCTGCGACTTGGGTTGCATGGCCGCCAGCAGGGGTCAACCTGTTTTGCAGCCGGCGCGGCCGGGACCGGTCGGGATCCGTGCCACGGTCCCGGCCGGTCTTGTTTCTAGTGGGCCAGATAGGCGTTGGTGGTCCAGGACGACACGTCCGGCATCGTCTCGAGCACATCGCCATTGGCGTCACGCAGGATCCCGGCGGAAAACAGGAAGCCGGTGATGCCGGTGACCAGCGCCGGATCGATCAGCCCGACGGCTTCGCCTTCATCCTTGAGGAAGCCGCCATCGACCAGGGCCTGCATCGAGGCGTGGACCAGCTCGGGATTGGACAGCATGCCGCCGGTTTCGGCGATCAGCATGTCGGCGGCGGCCTGCGGGTTTTCCGCGGCGAAGCCATAGCCGCGCTGCGCCGCCTTGACGAAAGCACCGGCGGTTGCCGTGTTAGCCGCAAGCCAGGTGGCGTTGCCGCCCAGAAAGGTGGTGTGCTGGTCCGGCACGCCGTAATCGGCATAGCTGAAGGCGCGTTGTGGCCGGCCAAGCAGCACGGAATTCACACCCTCCCAGGTGCTGACTTCCAGCGTGAAATCCACCGAGCCATTGGCGAGCGCTTCATAGGCCGAGGTGCCGAGCGTTACCGTGTCGAATGTGCCCTCGCCGCCATCATGCTTGATGATCGAGGAGATCAGCGCGTTTTCCCAGGCGCTGCCGAAGCCTGCATAGATCTTTCCATCAAGATCGGCGGGACGCTGGATGTCGTCGCGCTCGCCATTGAACACCAGCCGTCCGGTCTCGTGCTGCACCACCGCCATCACCGCGGTCATGTCAGCACCCATGGCGCGCTGGCTGTGGAAGCCGACGGCGCTCAGGATTCCGAACTGGGCGACACCGGTCGACACCAGCGTGCCCGACGAGGTGTCCGTATAGGGCAGGATTTCGACATCGAGACCGGCCTCGGTGAACCAGCCTTTGGCCTGGGCGACATAGAGCCCGACATGGTTGGTGTTGGGCGTCCAGTCGAGCGCAACGGTGAGCTTTTCCGCGGCCTGCGCCGGCAGGGCAATGAGCAGGGCGAGGGCTGTGAGAACATGTTTCATGGTCAGTCTCCGGTTTGGGTGAGAAGGGTGTCGAGCAGTTGGGCTTCGAGCTGGACGGCTTCGGCCGAAGGCGCGTGGCCGAGGCGGGGACGGGGGCCGGGCACGGTGAATTCGGCGATGATCCGGGCGGGCCGACGCGAGAACACATAGATCCGGTCCGACAGCGCCACTGCCTCGCGCACATCATGGGTGACCAGCAATGTGGTCCACTGCGCCTGGCTCCAGCGGCGCTCGAACCAGCCCTGCATCTCCGCCCGGGTCAGCGCATCGAGCGCGCCGAAGGGTTCGTCGAGCAATTGCACGGCGCGGTTCTGCACGATGGTGCGCAACAATGCCGCGCGCTGGCGCATGCCGCCCGAAAGTTGCGCCGGATAATGCTGCTCGAAACCGTCAAGCCCGAAGGCCGCAAACAGCGGCAGCACCCTGGCGCACGCCTCAGTCCGATCCATGCCCTGGACTTCCAGCCCGAGAATGACATTGTCGATGATCCGCCGCCACGGCATCAGCGCGTCGCGCTGCGGCATGAAGGCGAAGGCTTCGGGCTTTGAGGACAACGGCGCGCCATTGACGCTGATGCTGCCGCGATCCGCAGACAAAGCACCGGTGAGCAGCCGGAACAGGCTGGACTTGCCGCATCCGGACGGCCCGAGGATCGAGACGAACTCGCCTTTGGCCACATGCAGCGAGATGTCGTCGAGCACCGCGGTGGCGCCCAGGGTCAGCGAGACTGAATCGAGCTCCAGCGCAATGGCATTGCCGGGCGCGCTCATGGCGCAGCTCCCGCATGGCGCCAGCCCAGCACGATGCGTTGCAATAGCGCCGTGGCGCCGAACAGCACCAGCGTCAGCAACGAACTGATCACCACGGCGGCCAGCATCAGGTCCGGGCGAAAACTGTTCTTGGCGTTGAGAATGACGATGCCGAGACCGGCGCGGGCGCCGACATATTCGGCAAATATCGCCGCCACCACCGCATAGGTGATCGAGATCCGCAGGCCCGCGAAGAAATAGGGCATCGCCGAGGGAAAGCGGGCGCGGCGGAAAATGCTCCACCGCGAGGCGCCCATCGAGCCGAGCAGCGCCTCGATGTCGGGCTCGGTGGAGTCGTAGCCATCAACCAGCGCCACCAGCATCGGGAAGAAGGTGACCAGCGCCACCAGCAGGATCTTCGGCGTCAGCCCGAAACCGAACCACAGCACCACCAGCGGCGCGATCGCCACCAGCGGCAGGGTCTGGCTGATGACGAACACCGGAAACAGCGCCCGTCTGAGCTTCGGGGTGAAATCGATCAGCAACGACAGCGCGATGGCCACCGAGACCGAGAATGCGAAGCCGATCAGCGTTGCCTGCAGCGTCGGTAGCGTGTTGGCCCAGAGCATGTCGCGATTGGCGACGATCTGGCCCGCCACCCGCGAGGGCGCGGGCAACACCAGCGGCGAGATGCCCGAGACCCGGACATAGATCTCCCACAGGCAAAGCGCGGAAAGCACGCTTAGAATGGCCGGCAGACCCTGGACAAGCCTTGCCGCCGGAGCACCGGACGGAAACTGAGCCATGGGATCAGCTGATCGAAGGGCTGTTGGCGGAAACCGTCAGATCAATGGTGACATGGCCCGCAGGTGGACCGAAGCGGCAGAAGGCCTCCTGCAGCGTGGCAAACACCGGGCCGGAATCGCCGGTCAGCCTTGTGCAAAAATTCTTCGACCGGTCGAAACAGCCGCTTGATTTGAGAAAGTCGATGCAGCCCATGATCTCGGCCATGTGGTCGCCGGCACCCATGACGTAGAGCGAGAACTGCGCCCGGGCGGTCTCGCCGGTCTCGGGCGCTTCAGCCAAGGCGGCCAGTGCCCCGGCCTGGCGGCTTGCAAGCGGCTCGGAGGGATTGGCCAGCGCTCCGGTCTGGCAGATCGGATCATCGGGTTCGCCGGGGCATCCGCGCGACAGCGTGGCGCGAAGCACGACATGATGCCGGGAAGCGGCGGCGGCGACATAGAGATCGCGCAGGGCCGGAAACAGCACTTCCGGCGGGCCGACAATCAGCGTCGAGATATCATCGGTCTCGATCCTGAGCCGCTCGCGATACGGATCGAGCGCCGAGAGCGACGACAGGATCACGTCGACGAACCCGTCGGTCATGGGGTAAAGGGAGATTTGCGCGCCTGCGAACATCTTGGTTCCTCCTTGCTACGCTGGCATTATCCAGATCAGCTTCGAGGGTACGTGGGCTTGGCGCCCACATCTCAGCCGCGGCTCTACGCGGCACCCCTGTGGTGAGGCGCATTCAACAGGATTTGCATGCAAATGCAAGGGTTTTGCCGCCCTCCCTGCAGATTTTTTTGGCGGTCTTGGAACCACTGACAGGAAAGGTCAGCGGTCCCGTCCGACGGGATCATGACAGAGCGCGAGCGCGGACATCCAGTTGCAACTCGGATGGATCAGGGCAACGCTGCCTTGCGATCTGCCGGAACCACGGGCATGTCGTGGCCTCCCGCAGGGCCCTTGCCAACGGACCCTTCCCGCGCCATTCCGTCGAGATGCTCTCCCCAGACGGTGTCATTGTTGCGCCCGGAAATCTTGGACCGGTACAGAGCGATGTCCGCCGCCTTTGAGCATGCGGCCAGCGACGTTCCGGCTTCGGGAGCGACTGCAATTCCGGCCGAAAAGGACAAGGCGTCCTCCAGCTCGGCAATGGTCCGGGTGGCATATTCATGCCGCCACTGTGCGCATCGCGCCAGCGCCTGGTCGCGGCTCGTGTCCGGCAACACGATGAGGAATTCCTCACCGCCATGGCGGAACGCCATTTCCGAGTCGTTCAAGCTGTCGCTGAGGATCGTGGCAAAGGACGCCAGGACCTTGTCGCCGACATCGTGCCCGTAGCGGTCATTGACCTGCTTGAAATAGTCCAGATCCACGATGATCAACGACACCGGTTCCTGTCCGCTCGCACCCGACAGCACCGGCGGGATGACGGTGCTGGCGTGGCGGCGATTGAAAAGCCCGGTCAGATGGTCGTGAAATGCCTGCTGTTCCAGCTTTTGCTGCAGACGCAGGTTTTCTTCAAGACGAAGCTTCAGCGCCTGCCCGGCATCGGAGAGTTCTTTCTGCGCGGCTTCGCGGGCGGTGACGTCGCGCAACACGATCATGACACTGCCTTGCCGGCCCCATGGTTCCAGCGGCTGGATGGACACCTCGAAAATCTTCCCCATGGCGGTGAAATGAACGAGGGGCTTTCTGCTCTCCCTCTGTGCGTTTGCTGCGAGGAATTGCATCAGCGGATTGGATGACGGGAGTTTTGTCCCCACGGTTTCAGCGCTGAATCCTGTCAGTTTCTCTGCCGCCGGATTGACCTCGAGAACCAGGCCGCTTGGCTCCAGCACCACGATCGGATCCGGCAGGATCTGGAAGATGATGTCTCGCGCAATCGGCGGTGCGATGAACAGCTTTCCGCGATGATGCGCAAACAGGACGGCCATCACGGTCGCGCTGAAGGCAAATGGCGTAGGGTCATCGTTGAAGAGCCGGAATTCGAACAGGACGAAAGCCGCATTGCATGCCCAGGGCACACATGTTGCGACCAGGAGCGCAATCATCTGGCGCCTGTGCAGACGAGACGCCCGTTTCAGCTGCGAAATCGACAGCAGGCAGGCCATCAGCATGCACAGATACATTCCACCCAACAACGCATAAAACAGCCATCCATAGGCGAAGCTCGGCCGCTCTGTGTTGATGATGCCGGTGTAGATCCAGTGGTGATAGCCATCCGTCAGCGCAGCGAAACCTGCAAGCGCGCTGAGGACGAGCATGAGGGCGATTGGCAGGGGTCTGGTAACCCGGCTGAAGCCTGCATGATCAAGAAAGCCTGCCGACCAGAACAGCGGCGTGGCGATGATGCCGAACCAGGCGAGTCGATTGAAGAGGATCTTGTCCGACAGTTCCGCACTGTTGAGCCGCAGCACGACCATGGCGATCCACCAGACCGACGCCACCGCCGCCAGCGCGAAGGCTATGCGCCCCGGCGCTACCGGCGACCGGATGATTCGTCCGACAACAAGGATCGCGAGCAGTGCGATCACCAGCAGGGTCGGGGTCGAATAATTCATCGTCGGTCCTCAAGGCGTTCCGGCAGAGCGGGTTCCGCCGCGCAGCCAGGGATTTCTGATCCAGCCATACGCGAGTATTCCTAACGAAGCTTTGTCATCCGCCACCTAATCTTGCCGCCCTGAACCCGGGCCGGCAAGCCGCGACGCCGCCGCGCTGCGGCCTGCAGGATGGTTTGTGACGGCACCGGCCAGACAAGGATCGCGCGGCGCCGGAAAGGATTTCCCGGCACCGCGTCTGGTTTTCATCACCTCATGGGGCTGAAGCCTGTCTCAGTGCGACCGCGCGTTTCCAAGGAAGGACACCTTCATCTTGCCCGAATAGGCGTTCATCTTGGCGCCGAACAGGGCGTGGTGCTTCTTGGCCAGGTAGGAATATTCGCTTCCGCGGCAGTCGAGCATCTTGATCTGTCTGTAGCCCGAGCGGCGCAGGTTCTCGGCACCGCTGCGGCAATCCTTGCGGCTCACCTTGACCACTTCATTCTTGCGGCCGTTGCGGTGATCGCGGGTGGTGTCCTGCTTGGTGAGGCGGTGGTCGCGGGTCTGGACCGGCGCCGGCGCCCGGTGATCGCGGATCTTGCGTTCGACGGTGGCACGATGATCGCGGGCATTGATCGATGAATCGGCGGCCCGAACCGGGGTCTGGGCGAGGACGGCTGCCAGGCTGGCGGCGGCGAGGGTGAGAATGGATTTCGTCAACATGATGTGGCTCCCTGTGATGTGTGCTTCAATGACCCCACCATGACCCGCAGAGCTTGAACCGTTTCTGAAGCCAGCATTCATGGTCGGTTCATCTTGCCTGTCCGGCTTAGAGGCCGAAGCAGTCCGCACCGTTGCGGGAGCCCGCAAACAGTGTCAGAACTGAGCTCTCACCCGAGCCTGACCTGCTGCCATGCCGGACCCGAATTCATGAAATACATCCTCCCGGTTCTGATCCTGCTGATCTCGTCGGCCTCCGGCGTAAGCGCAAGAACCATCTGCACCCTCATCGCCGATGCCAAATCCGGAGAGCTGTTGCTGAGCCAGGGGGATTGCAGCACCCGGGTCACCCCCGCCTCGACCTTCAAGATCCCGCTCGCGCTGATGGGATTTGAGTCGGGCTATCTCACCGGCGCACATGCACCGGTTCTGCCTTATAAGGCAGGCTATCCTGACTGGGGCGGGAGAAACTGGACCCAGCCCACCGATCCGCAGCGCTGGATGAAATTTTCTGTCGTCTGGTACTCCCAGCAGCTCACGGCTGCCTTGGGCATGGCGGAATTTCAACGATACACGCAGGCTTTCGGCTACGGAAATGCCGATGTCTCCGGCGATCCGGGCAAGAACAACGCGCTTGAACGCGCCTGGATCAGCTCTTCGCTCAAAATTGCACCGATCGAGCAGATCGCGTTCCTGCGTGGGCTGGTCAATGGCGATCTGCCTGTCAAACCCGCCGCCCGTGATCTGACCTTGGCACTGGTCGAGGCCACACCTGCGGCCGGCGGATGGACGATTTTCGGCAAGACCGGAGCTGCCTGTCCGCGCCAGGCGGACGGATCCTTCGACAGGGCGCGCGGCTGGGGCTGGTTTGTCGGCTGGGCCGAAAAAGGCGACCGGACTGTGGTGTTTGCGCGGCTCAACCAGGATGAAAAACGCGAAAAGGGCTCCGCCGGGATCAGAAACAAACAGGCGTTCCTGAAAGCGTGGCCCGAGCTGATCTCGTCCGGTCCGTGATCGCCGGCCATGCAATCCGGGCCGGTCAATTCCGTCCTGCCTTGACCGCATGGCCCTCGCCCCCATATTTCAAACCATGAAACGTCGCTCCTTTCTCAAATTTTCCGCGCTTGCCGCCCTTTTCGGCCTTGGCGCATCGGGGACCTCCATGGCTCTTTCCCGCAATGCCAACCGCTATCATTCCGGTCCGGTCAGCGATCATTTCGACGGGACGCGGTTCTTCAATCCCGACGGCGCCTCGCCCAAGGGATTTTCCGATCTGCTGAAATGGAAATTCGGCGGCACCCAGGTGAAATGGCCGGCGACCGTCACCAGCCCCTTTGCCCCGGCACGGCCCGACCCCCGGGTCGAGGGCGATGCGCTGAAGATCACCATGGTCGGTCACGCCACCATGCTGATCCAGACGGCCGGGCTCAATATTCTCACCGACCCGGTCTGGTCCGACCGCGCCAGTCCGCTCTCCTTTGCCGGGCCGAAGCGGGTCACCGCTCCCGGCATTGCATTCGAGGATCTGCCCGAGATCGACCTGGTGCTGCTCAGCCACAATCATTACGACCATCTCGATCTTGTCACACTGGCGCGGCTCAGACAGGCGCACAATCCGCTGGTGGTCACGCCCTTGGGCAATGACGCCATCATCCATGCGCACACGCCGAGCATGCGGGTGATCACCGCCGACTGGGGCCAGTCGGTCGAATCCGGTCCGGCCACCATCCATTTCGAGCCCTGCCATCACTGGTCGGCGCGCGGCATGAACGACCGTTCGATGGCGCTCTGGGCGGCCTTTGTGATCGAGACCGCCGGTGGCAAGATCCTGCATATCGGCGACACCGGCTTCGACAAGGGCCGGCCCTACAAGAACGCCCGCGAAAAGCACGGCAAGTTCCGCGCCGCGATCCTGCCGGTTGGCGCCTATGAGCCACGCTGGTTCATGAAGGATCAGCACCAGAATCCCGACGAGGCGATTGACGGCTTTCTGATGTCGGGCGCCGAATTTGCGCTGGGCCATCACTGGGGCACCTTCCAGCTCACCGACGAGGGCCGCGACGCGCCGGCGGAGGTGCTTGATGCCAAGCTGGCCGAAAAAGGCGTGGCCAAAGACCGGTTCCGGCCGCTGCATGCCGGCGAAAGCTGGGAAGCGCCCGCCACGAGCGTTTAGGCGCTGAGCCTGGTGGCCCCGCACTGGTAATTGCGGTGCATTTTTGCCATATAGGCCGTCAACAGCAACGGATGCGCAGCATGGAACCGATGGTCCCTTTCGCCAAGATGAACGGACTGGGCAACGACATTGTCGTCATCGACATGCGCGGCCGCAGCGATGCCGTGACTGCGGAAGCCGCGATTGCGCTGGCGTCCGGCGAACGCACCGGCTTTGACCAGATCATGGCGATCCATGACACCGAGATTCACGGCGTCGATTACCGCATCGACATTCTCAACCGCGACGGCACCCGCGCC
This window harbors:
- a CDS encoding ABC transporter permease; translated protein: MAQFPSGAPAARLVQGLPAILSVLSALCLWEIYVRVSGISPLVLPAPSRVAGQIVANRDMLWANTLPTLQATLIGFAFSVSVAIALSLLIDFTPKLRRALFPVFVISQTLPLVAIAPLVVLWFGFGLTPKILLVALVTFFPMLVALVDGYDSTEPDIEALLGSMGASRWSIFRRARFPSAMPYFFAGLRISITYAVVAAIFAEYVGARAGLGIVILNAKNSFRPDLMLAAVVISSLLTLVLFGATALLQRIVLGWRHAGAAP
- a CDS encoding YkoF family thiamine/hydroxymethylpyrimidine-binding protein; the protein is MFAGAQISLYPMTDGFVDVILSSLSALDPYRERLRIETDDISTLIVGPPEVLFPALRDLYVAAAASRHHVVLRATLSRGCPGEPDDPICQTGALANPSEPLASRQAGALAALAEAPETGETARAQFSLYVMGAGDHMAEIMGCIDFLKSSGCFDRSKNFCTRLTGDSGPVFATLQEAFCRFGPPAGHVTIDLTVSANSPSIS
- a CDS encoding diguanylate cyclase; the encoded protein is MNYSTPTLLVIALLAILVVGRIIRSPVAPGRIAFALAAVASVWWIAMVVLRLNSAELSDKILFNRLAWFGIIATPLFWSAGFLDHAGFSRVTRPLPIALMLVLSALAGFAALTDGYHHWIYTGIINTERPSFAYGWLFYALLGGMYLCMLMACLLSISQLKRASRLHRRQMIALLVATCVPWACNAAFVLFEFRLFNDDPTPFAFSATVMAVLFAHHRGKLFIAPPIARDIIFQILPDPIVVLEPSGLVLEVNPAAEKLTGFSAETVGTKLPSSNPLMQFLAANAQRESRKPLVHFTAMGKIFEVSIQPLEPWGRQGSVMIVLRDVTAREAAQKELSDAGQALKLRLEENLRLQQKLEQQAFHDHLTGLFNRRHASTVIPPVLSGASGQEPVSLIIVDLDYFKQVNDRYGHDVGDKVLASFATILSDSLNDSEMAFRHGGEEFLIVLPDTSRDQALARCAQWRHEYATRTIAELEDALSFSAGIAVAPEAGTSLAACSKAADIALYRSKISGRNNDTVWGEHLDGMAREGSVGKGPAGGHDMPVVPADRKAALP
- the blaOXA gene encoding class D beta-lactamase: MKYILPVLILLISSASGVSARTICTLIADAKSGELLLSQGDCSTRVTPASTFKIPLALMGFESGYLTGAHAPVLPYKAGYPDWGGRNWTQPTDPQRWMKFSVVWYSQQLTAALGMAEFQRYTQAFGYGNADVSGDPGKNNALERAWISSSLKIAPIEQIAFLRGLVNGDLPVKPAARDLTLALVEATPAAGGWTIFGKTGAACPRQADGSFDRARGWGWFVGWAEKGDRTVVFARLNQDEKREKGSAGIRNKQAFLKAWPELISSGP
- a CDS encoding MBL fold metallo-hydrolase, which encodes MKRRSFLKFSALAALFGLGASGTSMALSRNANRYHSGPVSDHFDGTRFFNPDGASPKGFSDLLKWKFGGTQVKWPATVTSPFAPARPDPRVEGDALKITMVGHATMLIQTAGLNILTDPVWSDRASPLSFAGPKRVTAPGIAFEDLPEIDLVLLSHNHYDHLDLVTLARLRQAHNPLVVTPLGNDAIIHAHTPSMRVITADWGQSVESGPATIHFEPCHHWSARGMNDRSMALWAAFVIETAGGKILHIGDTGFDKGRPYKNAREKHGKFRAAILPVGAYEPRWFMKDQHQNPDEAIDGFLMSGAEFALGHHWGTFQLTDEGRDAPAEVLDAKLAEKGVAKDRFRPLHAGESWEAPATSV